The Candidatus Rubrimentiphilum sp. genome includes a window with the following:
- a CDS encoding divergent polysaccharide deacetylase family protein: MPAAMARRLLFLLIAFLLAAFVSWALFGQMYSMPRRPVRIAEPPQASPHTPLATEQPSPAPLASVSPLASSVPNATPGAFTVAIIIDDAGQWPTTERGYLALPIPLTLSVLPHVRYTSQIAKEAADAGKGVMLHLPMEPLGRDTAGPGEITTAMSDAQIAAQAEDDIAQVPLAKGLNNHEGSKASADPRVMRDVMAVVKTHDLFFIDSRTNMQSVGERVAQDAGVPAAARSVFLDNKADVAYTEKMLEETVAVAKRNGSAIAIGHPRPTTLAALQAMYPKMQAEGVQFVLASELVH; the protein is encoded by the coding sequence ATGCCCGCCGCAATGGCGCGCCGGCTGCTCTTCCTTTTGATCGCATTTTTGCTGGCGGCGTTTGTTTCGTGGGCGCTCTTCGGCCAGATGTACAGTATGCCGCGCAGACCGGTGCGAATAGCGGAGCCGCCGCAGGCTTCTCCCCACACTCCGCTAGCAACCGAGCAGCCCTCGCCTGCGCCGCTCGCGTCAGTGTCGCCGCTTGCCAGTTCGGTTCCCAATGCCACACCCGGCGCATTCACCGTCGCGATCATCATCGACGACGCCGGCCAATGGCCTACCACCGAACGCGGGTATTTGGCGCTTCCCATTCCGCTCACGCTCTCGGTGCTGCCGCACGTGCGTTACACTTCGCAGATTGCCAAAGAAGCTGCAGATGCCGGGAAAGGCGTTATGCTGCATCTTCCCATGGAACCGCTGGGACGCGACACCGCCGGCCCCGGAGAGATCACGACGGCGATGAGCGATGCGCAGATCGCTGCGCAGGCCGAGGATGACATCGCCCAAGTGCCGCTGGCAAAAGGCTTAAATAACCACGAAGGCAGCAAGGCCAGCGCCGACCCGCGCGTTATGCGCGACGTAATGGCCGTCGTGAAAACGCACGATCTCTTCTTCATCGATTCGCGCACGAACATGCAATCGGTCGGGGAGCGGGTTGCGCAAGATGCCGGCGTCCCGGCGGCTGCGCGCAGCGTCTTCCTGGATAATAAAGCGGACGTCGCCTACACGGAAAAAATGTTGGAGGAGACGGTGGCGGTTGCTAAACGGAACGGATCGGCAATCGCGATCGGTCATCCCCGGCCGACGACGCTAGCCGCGCTGCAAGCGATGTATCCTAAAATGCAGGCCGAGGGCGTGCAGTTCGTGCTCGCCTCGGAGTTAGTGCACTAG
- a CDS encoding BadF/BadG/BcrA/BcrD ATPase family protein, with protein MPSIAVGVDAGGSKTAVAYSLDRQCKGVWYGDAANATVRGPERAAAAIAETIELALDGALPNAIFVGAAGAGRDRVAELLRDLLGSRFAGARIEVRDDAYIALRAAVPTGDGAVLLAGTGAIAYAEKGERGFRAGGYGYLLGDAGSGFGIGAAAISWLLSAYDGRKPRDAFVEELEAALEVRSLHETLQKFYGAEAPVGAVAAVAPVVLDLASRGDRSASKIVQPAAAELTELVKTAIKSAGLAGSSAPIAFAGGLLRSSSLLTYLIETRLLNDFPNMPMLKDTPEAYAGALGAAERLL; from the coding sequence ATGCCGAGTATAGCGGTCGGCGTGGATGCCGGCGGTTCGAAGACCGCCGTCGCGTATTCGCTGGATCGTCAGTGCAAGGGCGTTTGGTACGGTGATGCGGCCAACGCCACGGTACGCGGACCCGAACGCGCGGCAGCCGCGATTGCCGAAACCATCGAGCTGGCCTTGGATGGCGCTCTGCCCAACGCAATCTTCGTCGGCGCCGCGGGCGCCGGACGCGACCGCGTTGCCGAATTGCTGCGCGATTTGCTCGGTTCGCGTTTTGCGGGCGCGCGCATTGAGGTGCGCGACGACGCCTACATCGCGCTGCGCGCGGCCGTTCCCACCGGTGACGGCGCCGTACTGCTTGCGGGCACCGGCGCGATCGCGTACGCGGAGAAAGGCGAGCGCGGATTTCGGGCGGGCGGATACGGCTATCTGCTGGGCGACGCCGGATCCGGTTTCGGCATCGGCGCTGCCGCGATCTCATGGCTGCTATCCGCTTATGACGGACGCAAGCCGCGCGATGCCTTCGTCGAAGAGCTCGAAGCAGCGCTCGAAGTTCGCTCGCTTCATGAAACACTGCAGAAGTTTTACGGCGCCGAAGCGCCCGTTGGCGCCGTCGCGGCTGTTGCGCCGGTCGTCCTCGATCTCGCCTCGCGCGGCGATCGCAGCGCGAGCAAGATCGTGCAACCGGCCGCGGCCGAGTTGACGGAGCTGGTGAAGACTGCGATAAAATCGGCGGGTCTGGCCGGCTCGAGCGCGCCGATCGCGTTTGCCGGCGGTCTGCTCCGGTCGAGCAGTCTGCTGACATACTTGATCGAGACGCGCCTGCTCAACGATTTTCCGAATATGCCGATGCTCAAAGATACTCCCGAAGCGTACGCCGGTGCGCTCGGCGCCGCGGAACGTTTACTGTGA
- a CDS encoding anhydro-N-acetylmuramic acid kinase yields MIVVGLMSGTSLDGIDAALVRLVPRGRSYEVDLLNFQTTKFEDSDRQALHNVLPPNSGSTRAVAELHASLGDAFARAALRVAGETEVDFVASHGQTVYHDGNAHTTLQIGDPFRIREALKRTVCYDFRSADCAAGGQGAPLVPYVDALLLTSDSEDRVAVNIGGIANLTVIPRRAVPADVVAFDSGPGNMLIDAFVQSRTNGDAPFDRDGELAMAGKVDTAALEAMLTNPYFALAPPKSTGRERFGAQFLRKHADHLDALSLEDGVATLTALSAAALADAIKSSAPERARVLISGGGAKNPAILRELQQRLPQHRVELSDSMNVPANSKEAVAFAILGYETLRARAANVARVTGAKGPVVLGAIAPHDLFELIEKVRLECRV; encoded by the coding sequence ATGATCGTCGTTGGTTTGATGAGCGGCACGTCGCTCGACGGGATCGATGCGGCGTTGGTGAGGCTCGTCCCGCGCGGCCGGTCCTATGAAGTGGACCTGCTGAACTTTCAAACGACCAAGTTCGAGGATTCGGATCGCCAGGCGCTGCACAACGTGCTGCCGCCCAACAGCGGATCGACCCGCGCGGTCGCCGAGCTGCATGCCTCGCTGGGCGATGCGTTCGCGCGAGCCGCGTTGCGGGTGGCCGGCGAGACGGAAGTAGATTTCGTCGCGTCGCACGGGCAAACGGTTTATCACGACGGCAACGCGCACACGACCCTGCAGATCGGCGACCCGTTTCGCATCCGCGAAGCGTTGAAGCGAACCGTCTGCTACGATTTCCGCAGCGCGGATTGCGCGGCCGGTGGTCAAGGCGCTCCCTTGGTGCCGTACGTGGACGCGTTGCTGCTGACCAGCGATTCGGAAGATCGGGTCGCGGTCAACATCGGAGGGATTGCGAATCTCACCGTCATTCCGCGCAGGGCGGTTCCCGCTGACGTCGTCGCGTTCGACAGCGGTCCGGGAAACATGCTGATCGATGCGTTCGTGCAAAGCCGTACCAACGGCGACGCACCGTTCGATCGCGACGGAGAGCTTGCCATGGCCGGAAAAGTTGACACCGCCGCGCTGGAGGCCATGCTGACGAATCCGTATTTCGCGCTGGCTCCGCCGAAGTCAACCGGACGCGAACGGTTCGGCGCGCAATTCTTGCGCAAGCACGCCGATCACCTCGACGCTCTCTCGCTTGAAGACGGCGTTGCGACGCTCACGGCGTTGAGCGCCGCCGCGTTAGCGGATGCGATAAAATCGAGCGCGCCGGAGCGCGCGCGCGTCTTGATCAGCGGCGGGGGAGCGAAGAATCCGGCGATCCTGCGCGAGCTCCAGCAGCGTCTGCCGCAGCACCGCGTCGAACTCTCGGATTCGATGAACGTTCCCGCGAACTCAAAAGAGGCTGTGGCCTTCGCGATTCTCGGATACGAGACGTTGCGCGCGCGCGCGGCGAACGTCGCGCGGGTTACCGGCGCGAAAGGGCCGGTCGTGCTGGGCGCGATCGCGCCGCACGATCTCTTTGAATTGATAGAAAAAGTGCGGCTCGAATGCCGAGTATAG
- the nagZ gene encoding beta-N-acetylhexosaminidase: MSDLRRLAAGVMCAGFDGVRVGGDLEALLRDLPPAGAILFGGNIESVAQTRELTGALRGIDPELIIAIDQEGGRVARIRAGVEEIPSMLAIGAANDPELAEAAGTQVAFDLRRAGVNLDFAPVLDLTLFRLNTVIGTRAFGDDPERVAELAGAFARGLEAGGVVPTLKHFPGHGSTAVDSHLDLPAIDLDEATLRARDLIPFAKLLPNAPAVMTAHIVARAFDRDRPATISYRILTELLRDELHFAGVCFTDCLQMDAIAKGVGSERAAVEALAAGADCVLISRDLELTKRVALAIARAVETGQLSRERLEEAHGRVSRLRSQLRSPLPLDAAAPFAGIGETIGRRAVTLLRGEAHADASACVVVSFESPTVEGVQGKHEHHAALAEFVAIEEIRLPLEPETPSVESVLERTRGKRPIVLMRRAHVYPKQRLAVERILDAHRDAMLVSLREPFDAFDFPQASTVLCTYGDDRPSLAGLAAVLFDGAPAQGVFPLHGVPVAGS, encoded by the coding sequence GTGAGCGATCTGCGCCGCTTAGCGGCGGGCGTCATGTGCGCGGGTTTCGACGGCGTGCGCGTCGGCGGCGATCTCGAGGCGCTGCTGCGCGACTTGCCGCCGGCCGGCGCCATCCTATTCGGCGGCAACATTGAATCGGTAGCGCAGACGCGCGAGCTCACCGGCGCGCTGCGCGGCATCGATCCGGAGCTGATCATCGCTATCGATCAGGAAGGCGGCCGTGTGGCGCGGATTCGCGCCGGCGTCGAGGAGATTCCGTCCATGCTTGCGATCGGCGCGGCGAACGATCCGGAATTGGCGGAAGCGGCCGGAACGCAAGTGGCGTTCGACCTGCGCCGCGCCGGCGTCAATCTCGATTTCGCGCCGGTGCTCGACTTAACGCTGTTCCGCCTGAATACGGTTATCGGAACGCGTGCATTCGGAGACGACCCCGAGCGCGTCGCCGAGCTTGCCGGCGCTTTCGCCCGCGGACTCGAAGCCGGCGGCGTCGTGCCGACCTTGAAACATTTCCCCGGGCACGGCTCGACGGCGGTGGATTCCCATCTGGACCTGCCTGCCATCGATCTCGACGAAGCAACTCTGCGCGCGCGCGACCTTATTCCGTTTGCAAAACTTCTACCCAACGCGCCCGCCGTCATGACGGCGCATATCGTCGCGCGGGCATTCGACCGCGACCGTCCGGCAACGATCTCGTACCGGATCCTGACGGAGCTGCTGCGTGACGAGCTGCACTTTGCCGGCGTCTGTTTCACCGATTGCCTGCAAATGGATGCGATCGCCAAGGGCGTCGGCAGCGAGCGCGCTGCGGTCGAGGCGCTGGCTGCAGGTGCGGATTGCGTGTTAATCAGCCGCGACCTCGAGTTGACGAAGCGCGTTGCTCTGGCGATCGCGCGCGCCGTCGAAACCGGACAACTCTCGCGCGAGCGGCTGGAAGAAGCGCACGGACGGGTGTCGCGCCTGCGCTCGCAGCTTCGCTCGCCGCTTCCGCTCGATGCGGCCGCGCCGTTCGCAGGAATCGGCGAAACGATTGGGCGTCGCGCCGTGACGTTGCTGCGCGGCGAAGCGCATGCCGATGCGTCTGCGTGCGTGGTCGTGAGCTTCGAGAGTCCGACGGTTGAAGGCGTGCAGGGCAAACACGAGCACCACGCGGCGCTGGCGGAATTCGTTGCGATAGAAGAGATCCGGCTGCCGCTCGAGCCCGAAACGCCGTCCGTGGAAAGCGTTCTCGAGCGCACGCGCGGGAAGCGGCCGATCGTGCTGATGCGGCGCGCGCACGTGTACCCGAAGCAAAGACTTGCCGTGGAGCGGATACTCGATGCGCATCGGGACGCCATGCTGGTTTCGCTGCGCGAGCCGTTCGACGCGTTCGATTTTCCGCAGGCGAGTACGGTGCTGTGCACGTACGGCGACGACCGGCCGAGCCTTGCGGGTTTGGCCGCGGTGCTGTTCGACGGCGCGCCGGCGCAAGGAGTATTCCCGCTGCACGGAGTGCCGGTTGCCGGCAGCTGA
- a CDS encoding methylmalonyl-CoA mutase family protein, translating to MSPEENGSGIPLEPVYDRIEGQAHDLAEPGAFPYARGVRKDMYRGRLWTMRQYAGFGSAAESNARYRYLLEHGTTGLSVAFDLPTQLGYDSDAPQSRGEVGKVGVAIDSVADMETLLHEIPLDRVTVSMTINAPASIILAMLLAVARRRKIPFGKLGGTVQNDVLKEYVARGTYIYPPNHSMRLVTDVMAYCAEHVPEWNTISVSGYHIREAGSTALEEIAFTLANGKAYLQAARAAGLELDAIAPRISFFWNAHNDLFEEVAKFRAARYLWAHITRDEFGCKDARSQMLRFHTQTGGSTLTAQEPDNNVVRVTLQALAAVLGGTQSLHTNGKDEALALPTQESAKVALRTQQIIAYESGVPNVADPLAGSYYVESLTNELIERAAALIAEVDALGGSVAAIESGWMQSRIADSAYRAQQTIERGEQIVVGVNKFAEGASQTTIPLQHLDAGIERAQADRLKQLRETRDAANVEERLNAVRTAAQGSQNLMPHFVEAVDAGATLGEICNVLREVFGVYRAPQGVA from the coding sequence ATGAGCCCTGAGGAAAACGGCAGCGGCATCCCGCTAGAGCCCGTGTACGATCGCATTGAGGGACAGGCGCACGATCTCGCCGAGCCCGGTGCGTTTCCGTATGCGCGCGGCGTGCGCAAGGACATGTACCGCGGCCGCCTGTGGACGATGCGCCAATATGCCGGCTTCGGAAGCGCTGCGGAATCAAACGCCCGTTACCGGTATTTGCTCGAGCACGGCACGACCGGACTCTCGGTCGCCTTCGATCTTCCGACGCAACTCGGTTACGATTCCGACGCGCCGCAATCGCGCGGCGAAGTCGGCAAGGTCGGCGTGGCAATCGACAGCGTGGCCGACATGGAAACGCTTCTGCACGAGATCCCGCTCGATCGCGTGACGGTCTCGATGACGATCAATGCGCCGGCATCAATCATCCTCGCGATGCTGCTGGCGGTAGCGCGCCGGCGCAAAATTCCGTTTGGCAAACTCGGCGGCACGGTGCAGAACGACGTCCTCAAAGAGTACGTCGCCCGCGGAACATACATCTACCCGCCCAACCACTCGATGCGCTTGGTTACCGACGTGATGGCGTATTGCGCCGAGCACGTTCCCGAATGGAACACGATCTCGGTCTCCGGCTATCACATTCGCGAAGCGGGTTCGACGGCACTCGAAGAGATCGCGTTCACGCTAGCAAACGGCAAAGCATATCTGCAAGCGGCGCGGGCGGCCGGGCTGGAACTGGACGCGATTGCGCCGCGCATCTCCTTCTTCTGGAACGCGCATAACGATCTGTTTGAGGAGGTAGCCAAGTTCCGCGCGGCACGGTACCTCTGGGCGCACATAACGCGCGATGAATTCGGTTGCAAAGACGCTCGCTCGCAGATGCTTCGCTTTCACACGCAAACCGGCGGCTCGACGCTGACCGCGCAGGAGCCCGACAACAACGTCGTGCGTGTAACGCTCCAGGCTCTCGCTGCAGTTCTGGGCGGGACACAATCGCTACACACGAACGGCAAGGACGAAGCACTCGCCTTACCGACGCAAGAATCAGCCAAGGTCGCCCTGCGCACGCAGCAGATCATCGCCTACGAAAGCGGCGTTCCAAACGTGGCCGATCCCTTAGCCGGTTCGTATTACGTCGAATCCCTCACGAACGAGCTGATCGAGCGCGCTGCGGCGCTGATTGCGGAAGTCGATGCGTTGGGCGGAAGCGTCGCCGCCATCGAGAGCGGGTGGATGCAATCGCGCATCGCCGACTCCGCCTATCGCGCGCAGCAAACCATCGAAAGAGGCGAACAGATCGTCGTCGGCGTCAACAAGTTTGCCGAAGGCGCTTCACAAACAACTATTCCGTTACAGCATCTTGACGCCGGGATCGAACGCGCGCAAGCGGACCGCCTCAAGCAGTTGCGCGAGACTCGAGACGCCGCGAACGTCGAAGAACGCTTGAATGCTGTGCGCACCGCTGCCCAAGGCTCGCAGAACCTCATGCCGCATTTCGTCGAGGCCGTGGATGCGGGAGCGACGCTCGGCGAAATTTGCAACGTTCTTCGGGAAGTTTTCGGCGTCTACCGGGCTCCGCAGGGCGTAGCATAG
- the mce gene encoding methylmalonyl-CoA epimerase, protein MEIDHIAIVVKDMAKTLDLYTNTLGFKEIYRETIADQGVEAVGLQAGNSVIELLRPLDESSSIARYRGDAETKLHHTAYRVADLRAELARLKADGVRLIDEQPRKGAHGNMIAFLHPSSTAGVLIELCQKTHS, encoded by the coding sequence GTGGAGATCGACCACATCGCCATCGTCGTCAAGGATATGGCGAAAACTTTAGATCTTTATACGAACACGCTCGGCTTTAAGGAGATCTACCGCGAGACGATCGCCGACCAAGGCGTTGAAGCCGTCGGATTGCAAGCCGGAAACTCGGTTATCGAACTTCTGCGGCCGCTCGACGAGAGTTCATCGATCGCCCGTTACCGCGGCGATGCAGAAACGAAGCTGCACCACACGGCCTATCGCGTGGCTGACCTTCGCGCAGAGCTAGCTCGGCTCAAAGCGGACGGCGTTCGGCTCATTGACGAACAGCCGCGCAAGGGCGCGCACGGAAATATGATTGCGTTCTTGCATCCCTCAAGCACGGCCGGCGTGCTGATCGAGCTCTGCCAAAAAACTCACTCGTAG
- a CDS encoding DUF4127 family protein, giving the protein MIGALLLASIAFVPLDDRPVTRQLPQLLGRIAGVPVLEPPKELLGNYLDAGKPDAIMAWLNGPEATRANSFVVSTDMLAYGGLIASRVPGASYADAYFRLRNLQRLRSRHAGGWIGAFGTIMRLAPTGIPPVGRAQTFFAPYPIWTYLQEYAGLHDPPLPKEEARAAQLRTLIGEPVLQAYLDTRYRDYAVDNLLIQLTASGAIDTLVLGQDDAGPVGLHVKEVRALQDAVTMARVEDRVAIEPGADELGMAMVSRAIARSIGWTPRVAVRYSMPDGANVADPLEYAPIQTAIGGLIRLCGAVQDDASPDIILYVRVPNTDAAHDDALLSSLKDDESAGRRVALADLTFLEKTFTSQAGFAQRLLDSGIASKLEAYASWNTNANTVGTAVAESVAAGAGRRAGTYDPVAHAEFTFDRIVDDYAFHDFVRPQINAALNAQGITDHTFLLAEQAAPIAQLNTTELWNRADAILKQLYPGYHIAAVQITLPWNRTFETGIEIALAPNL; this is encoded by the coding sequence ATGATCGGTGCGCTGCTGCTTGCAAGCATCGCGTTCGTGCCGCTGGACGACCGGCCCGTAACTCGCCAACTTCCGCAACTCTTGGGCCGAATCGCGGGCGTGCCTGTTCTCGAACCGCCGAAAGAGCTTCTGGGCAACTATCTTGACGCCGGCAAACCCGACGCGATCATGGCATGGCTGAACGGGCCGGAAGCCACGCGCGCCAACTCGTTTGTCGTGAGCACCGACATGCTGGCGTACGGCGGTCTTATCGCCTCGCGCGTTCCGGGCGCATCGTATGCCGACGCGTATTTTCGTTTACGCAATCTGCAGCGGCTACGGTCTCGACACGCCGGCGGATGGATCGGCGCATTCGGGACGATCATGCGGCTGGCGCCCACCGGCATTCCGCCGGTCGGACGCGCGCAAACGTTTTTCGCGCCGTATCCGATCTGGACGTATCTGCAGGAGTACGCCGGTCTGCACGACCCGCCGCTGCCCAAAGAAGAAGCGCGCGCCGCGCAGCTGCGCACGCTCATCGGCGAGCCGGTGCTGCAAGCGTATCTCGACACGCGTTATCGAGACTACGCCGTCGACAACCTGTTAATTCAGCTCACCGCGAGCGGCGCAATCGATACGCTCGTGCTCGGACAGGACGATGCAGGACCCGTGGGCCTGCACGTCAAGGAAGTACGCGCGCTGCAAGACGCGGTGACGATGGCACGCGTCGAGGATCGCGTCGCGATTGAGCCCGGCGCCGATGAACTCGGGATGGCGATGGTCTCTCGCGCGATCGCGCGCAGCATCGGCTGGACTCCGCGCGTGGCCGTGCGCTACTCGATGCCGGATGGCGCCAACGTTGCCGATCCGCTCGAATATGCGCCGATCCAAACCGCCATCGGCGGATTGATCCGGCTCTGCGGCGCGGTGCAGGACGATGCGTCGCCGGATATCATTCTGTACGTGCGCGTTCCGAATACGGACGCCGCACACGACGACGCCCTGCTGTCGAGTCTGAAAGATGATGAATCGGCCGGGCGCCGCGTGGCGCTGGCCGACCTGACATTTTTGGAGAAGACGTTTACATCGCAAGCGGGTTTCGCACAGCGCCTACTCGATAGCGGCATTGCAAGCAAGCTCGAGGCGTACGCGTCTTGGAATACGAATGCGAACACCGTCGGCACGGCAGTTGCTGAATCCGTCGCGGCCGGCGCGGGCCGGCGCGCCGGGACGTACGATCCGGTCGCGCACGCCGAGTTTACCTTCGACCGGATCGTTGACGACTATGCTTTTCACGACTTCGTTCGCCCGCAGATCAACGCCGCGCTGAACGCGCAAGGGATTACGGATCATACCTTCCTGTTAGCCGAACAGGCAGCTCCGATAGCCCAACTCAACACCACCGAGCTGTGGAACCGGGCGGACGCGATCCTCAAGCAGCTCTATCCCGGCTACCACATCGCTGCGGTTCAAATCACCCTGCCCTGGAACCGCACGTTCGAGACCGGGATAGAGATCGCGCTCGCGCCGAACCTTTGA
- a CDS encoding NADPH-dependent FMN reductase, producing the protein MALKVPVLFGSVRTHRRGIKAARYVVNELKNYGCDPVLVDAKECDLPILDKMYKEFDPGTAPPKLEELAKLYESADGFAIVAGEYNHGMQPGLKNLLDYFLEHYYWRPSAIICYSGGYFGGVRAAVQLRSVLGELGMPSISSILPIPRVGDAFTDDGTPTDPKFHHRNEEFFKEFVWYMEALKAQRAKGPPYE; encoded by the coding sequence ATGGCGCTAAAAGTTCCGGTATTGTTTGGCTCGGTGCGGACGCACCGCCGTGGCATCAAGGCTGCTCGCTACGTTGTAAACGAGCTGAAGAACTACGGATGCGATCCGGTCTTGGTCGATGCCAAGGAGTGCGACCTGCCGATCCTCGACAAGATGTACAAGGAATTCGATCCCGGTACGGCGCCGCCCAAGTTGGAAGAACTCGCGAAGCTGTACGAATCGGCCGACGGTTTTGCGATCGTGGCGGGCGAATATAACCACGGCATGCAACCGGGTCTAAAAAACTTGCTGGACTATTTTCTGGAGCACTATTATTGGCGGCCGTCCGCCATTATTTGCTACTCCGGCGGATACTTCGGTGGCGTGCGCGCAGCGGTGCAGTTGCGGTCGGTCCTCGGCGAACTAGGGATGCCGTCGATCTCCTCGATTCTGCCGATTCCGCGAGTGGGCGACGCGTTTACCGATGACGGCACGCCCACAGATCCGAAATTCCACCATCGCAACGAGGAGTTCTTCAAAGAATTCGTTTGGTACATGGAAGCCCTGAAAGCGCAGCGCGCCAAAGGCCCGCCCTACGAGTGA
- the murQ gene encoding N-acetylmuramic acid 6-phosphate etherase has product MNDLPQTEARNPKTASLDEMRTVELVEVLAREQSDSVAAVVAVTDQLATAVDEISMRLSSGARLHYVGAGSSGRLGFLDASEMPPTFGTDPSLVCAHIAGGREALTHAIEGAEDDGDAGEREMRGHVKSGDAVVGISASGGAPFVVRAVETAREIGAWTLGVANNPGSPLGEAADLAIVLQTGPEPLTGSTRLKAGTSQKILLNTLSTATMVRLEKVYDNLMVDVVTSNIKLRKRALRLVMELVPADEAEAAKLLDAAQGLVKVAVVMGRKGLTAEEAGTVLESHGGSLRRAVAQ; this is encoded by the coding sequence GTGAACGATCTGCCGCAGACCGAGGCGCGCAACCCGAAAACCGCCTCGCTCGACGAGATGCGCACGGTCGAACTGGTCGAGGTGCTCGCGCGCGAGCAAAGCGACTCGGTTGCTGCCGTTGTAGCCGTTACAGATCAACTTGCCACCGCGGTCGACGAGATTTCTATGCGTCTGAGTTCCGGCGCGAGACTGCACTACGTCGGTGCGGGGAGCAGCGGGCGGCTCGGCTTTCTCGACGCCTCGGAGATGCCGCCGACATTCGGAACGGACCCGTCGCTGGTGTGCGCTCATATCGCCGGCGGCCGCGAAGCGCTCACGCACGCGATCGAAGGCGCCGAAGATGACGGCGACGCGGGCGAGCGCGAGATGCGCGGCCACGTGAAGTCCGGCGACGCGGTGGTCGGCATCAGCGCGAGCGGCGGCGCGCCGTTTGTCGTAAGAGCGGTGGAGACTGCTCGCGAGATCGGCGCCTGGACGTTGGGCGTTGCCAACAATCCCGGATCGCCGCTTGGAGAAGCTGCGGATCTCGCGATCGTTCTGCAGACGGGGCCGGAACCGCTCACGGGATCGACGCGTTTGAAGGCCGGCACCTCGCAGAAGATCCTCTTGAATACGCTCTCCACCGCGACAATGGTGCGCTTGGAGAAAGTCTACGACAATCTCATGGTGGACGTCGTCACGTCGAACATCAAACTTCGTAAGCGCGCGTTGCGCTTGGTGATGGAACTCGTTCCGGCGGACGAAGCGGAAGCCGCCAAATTGCTGGACGCCGCGCAAGGCCTTGTCAAGGTTGCGGTTGTCATGGGCCGTAAGGGCCTGACCGCCGAGGAAGCAGGGACTGTTTTGGAATCGCACGGCGGCTCGCTCCGCCGCGCAGTCGCGCAATGA
- a CDS encoding serine hydrolase, with product MPAADPAFARVDAILQEACGKQFTGAVARIEQGGVARFERAYGATRDDALARPVSVDTLFDLASITKPFVSTLALRAVAAGRLDLDATLTEIFPEWRDKPHAGITLRMLLAHDSGMNSGADYRELLDHNVVRFALERELVAAPGERVIYSDLGFIAVGEFLERLEHCSLRAQSRPALFAPPARMRELIPATEDDGWRGRVQGVVHDEKAYLMGGTAGHAGLFGSAYDVAWLAEQYLAAVHGRSKGTLPDELAREAISEQAYDPVLRRGLGWALKTSDENSCGTRVSAATFGHTGFVGSSVWADPERDCSGVLLTNAVYFGRNDSRDLRAAFYEAMIEDLGMQ from the coding sequence TTGCCGGCAGCTGATCCAGCCTTTGCGCGCGTGGATGCGATCTTGCAAGAAGCGTGCGGCAAGCAGTTCACCGGCGCCGTGGCGCGCATCGAACAGGGCGGCGTCGCGCGTTTCGAACGCGCGTACGGAGCGACGCGCGACGACGCGCTCGCGCGCCCGGTTTCCGTGGACACGCTGTTCGATCTCGCTTCGATTACCAAGCCGTTCGTTTCCACGCTGGCGCTGCGCGCGGTTGCGGCGGGCCGTCTGGATTTAGATGCAACACTCACGGAGATCTTTCCCGAGTGGCGTGACAAGCCGCACGCCGGGATCACGTTGCGAATGCTGTTGGCCCACGATTCGGGCATGAACTCGGGGGCGGATTACCGCGAGCTGCTCGATCACAACGTCGTGCGCTTTGCGCTGGAACGCGAACTTGTCGCCGCTCCCGGCGAGCGCGTGATCTACAGCGATCTCGGGTTTATCGCGGTAGGCGAGTTCTTGGAGCGGCTCGAGCACTGCAGTCTGCGCGCTCAGTCGAGGCCGGCGCTTTTTGCGCCGCCGGCGCGCATGCGCGAGCTGATTCCGGCGACGGAGGATGACGGCTGGCGCGGCCGCGTGCAGGGCGTCGTGCACGATGAGAAGGCCTATCTGATGGGCGGTACCGCCGGGCACGCCGGACTTTTCGGAAGCGCGTACGATGTTGCGTGGCTCGCCGAACAGTATTTGGCTGCCGTGCACGGACGAAGTAAGGGAACCCTTCCGGACGAACTTGCGCGCGAAGCGATCTCCGAACAAGCTTACGATCCGGTGCTGCGCCGGGGATTGGGGTGGGCCCTGAAGACCAGCGACGAGAATTCGTGCGGCACCCGGGTATCGGCCGCGACGTTCGGGCATACGGGATTTGTCGGCAGTTCAGTGTGGGCGGACCCGGAGCGCGACTGCAGCGGCGTCCTGCTTACGAATGCGGTCTATTTTGGACGTAACGACTCGCGCGATCTGCGCGCGGCATTTTACGAAGCCATGATTGAAGATTTGGGGATGCAATGA